The stretch of DNA CATCAGCTTCTAACATTTTCTTCATACAATCATTGAATATATCATTTGTTACACTACAAAGACCATTTTTATTTTTAATACAACCAAAACATGCAATACACCCTTGTATATATTTATTACCAATATGTAATAATTCCGTATCAAATTCCTCCTCTTTTAAAGGTTCTAATACTTTGTTTAATAAAAATTCAGTATTACCCTTTTTTCTGGGACTTCCATTAAATGCTACAATTTTCATCTTTCCCTCCTACGTATTTATTAATTTTTTGAATGCCATGTTAAAAATTAGATTTAGCTAAATATCTTATAATCCATACACAATGTTTAAACAATTTAATAAAATATGAATCAAATCCTATTTTTAAATAGAAAATGGTATAGCTAGTAATAAAAATTATATTGTTAATAAACTGTCAAAAACATATCTTATTGATAGATAGTTATTTTTTTAATTTTTCACAAGGTTGTTGATTAATTCTTAAAAACTATCAGGTTTATTTCTTACAATTTAGATATAGTGGGTTTAAGTTAAAGTGAATAAATATTAATCTCTTTGTAAGGCTTTATTTATAGTATTCCAAATCTCTACCATAGATTTTGGATCTTTATGTGAAAAGTGCTTAATCTTATTTGGTGATAAATTAATAATTGCAGATGTTTGATCTATTTGTTTATTAACATAGTTCTTATTAACTTTATCTGTTTTAGTTAAAATTGGAATAATATCCTTGTTAAATTGTTCTAGATAATAGAATAATTCTAAATCCTTATCTTTAACACCTATCCTAACATCAATGAGTAATAAAAATAATTCTAAATTATCATTTTTATTAAAAAAGGTTTCAACAAGATTTTTCCACGTAAGCACAGTACTTTTACTTCTATGAGCAAAGCCATAACCAGGCAAGTCAACAAAAATGATCATATCTTTATAATTATAAAAATTAATAGATATTGTTTTGCCAGGCTTGTTAGAGGTTCTTGCTAGCTGTTTTCTCCCAATTAACTTGTTAATAAGTGTTGATTTTCCAACATTACTTCTGCCAGTAAGTACAATATTTGGTAGATTTGTTTTAGGTAATTGCTCTACTTTATAAGCAGAGCATATAAGATATGTAGACATTTTTTATATTATTTTGATTTG from Deferribacterota bacterium encodes:
- the yihA gene encoding ribosome biogenesis GTP-binding protein YihA/YsxC; the protein is MSTYLICSAYKVEQLPKTNLPNIVLTGRSNVGKSTLINKLIGRKQLARTSNKPGKTISINFYNYKDMIIFVDLPGYGFAHRSKSTVLTWKNLVETFFNKNDNLELFLLLIDVRIGVKDKDLELFYYLEQFNKDIIPILTKTDKVNKNYVNKQIDQTSAIINLSPNKIKHFSHKDPKSMVEIWNTINKALQRD